The following proteins are co-located in the Tripterygium wilfordii isolate XIE 37 chromosome 2, ASM1340144v1, whole genome shotgun sequence genome:
- the LOC119980693 gene encoding uncharacterized protein LOC119980693, whose translation MEGMDQRRQRKMSNFREAVLVNFLRSKTLSDELRSRIDQRLHQEFPTFKTPDHPPYSLMIQTAIAKLREEGGSTIEAISGFIKKEYEGLPWGHESFLSHHLRKLCGQGEIVLTGYGRYILLGNKTSDFGDEHDRDQIEEPWRKMHGGSCSSGGDQYSYQAEEEESKVTGEEIQSSESDFQEQLGKTEALKLRIKFKTSKMIQ comes from the exons ATGGAAGGCATGGACCAGAGGCGACAGCGCAAGATGAGCAATTTTAGAGAGGCCGTGTTGGTGAATTTCCTCCGCTCAAAGACCCTTTCCGACGAGCTTCGGTCCCGCATTGACCAACGCCTCCACCAAGAGTTTCCAACTTTCAAAACCCCCGATCACCCTCCCTACTCCCTG ATGATACAAACGGCGATTGCAAAGCTGAGAGAGGAAGGGGGGTCAACAATAGAGGCAATATCTGGGTTTATAAAGAAAGAGTACGAGGGGTTGCCATGGGGGCATGAGAGTTTCTTGAGTCATCATTTGAGGAAGCTTTGTGGACAGGGAGAAATTGTGCTTACAGGTTACGGAAGGTATATTCTTCTAGGCAACAAAACTTCAGATTTTGGTGATGAGCATGACAGAGATCAGATAGAGGAGCCGTGGAGGAAGATGCATGGTGGTAGTTGCAGTTCAGGTGGAGACCAATACTCATATCAGGCAGAGGAGGAAGAGAGTAAAGTGACTGGAGAGGAAATTCAATCCTCTGAAAgtgattttcaagaacaattGGGAAAAACTGAAGCATTAAAACTACGAATCAAATTCAAGACATCGAAAATGATTCAATGA